The Barnesiella intestinihominis YIT 11860 genome includes a window with the following:
- a CDS encoding NUDIX hydrolase N-terminal domain-containing protein, with amino-acid sequence MEKRQEESLVWLDWAKELQFIAQAGLTYSKDPFDLERFQRIREISAEIVSRQTGLSFERVTDLFCGETGFQTPKLDTRAAIFQDGKILLVEERDGTWSLPGGWVDVNQTVKTNTEKEVLEEAGLEVEAVRLLALQDRNLHNRPPYAYNVYKAFVLCEIKGGSFRPNIETQGSAYFALDELPPLSEDKVTREQIVLCFEAVQADDWVVPFD; translated from the coding sequence ATGGAAAAACGACAGGAAGAGAGTTTGGTATGGCTCGATTGGGCCAAAGAATTACAGTTTATCGCACAAGCGGGTTTGACCTATTCAAAAGATCCGTTCGATTTGGAGCGGTTTCAACGAATACGCGAAATTTCGGCGGAGATAGTGAGTCGGCAGACCGGATTGTCTTTTGAACGAGTGACGGATCTTTTTTGTGGCGAGACCGGATTCCAGACTCCCAAACTCGATACGAGGGCTGCTATTTTTCAAGACGGAAAAATCCTGTTGGTCGAGGAGAGGGACGGTACGTGGTCGTTGCCCGGAGGGTGGGTCGATGTGAACCAAACCGTCAAAACCAATACCGAGAAAGAGGTGCTCGAAGAAGCTGGGCTCGAAGTCGAGGCTGTCCGTCTGCTTGCTTTGCAAGATCGCAATCTCCATAACCGTCCGCCCTATGCCTATAACGTATATAAAGCCTTTGTCTTGTGCGAAATCAAAGGCGGCTCGTTCCGTCCCAATATAGAAACACAGGGTAGTGCCTATTTCGCTTTGGACGAACTGCCGCCACTCTCTGAGGACAAAGTTACTCGCGAGCAAATCGTCCTCTGCTTCGAAGCCGTGCAAGCTGATGATTGGGTAGTCCCTTTTGATTGA
- a CDS encoding FadR/GntR family transcriptional regulator: MDINTTIQKKSLAEEVSSLIREQINDGKLTKGEKLPTEPELMKLFGVGRSTVREAIKMLVNMGYLSVQQGRGTFVESVTETNEPFHQRLKRADIQELREVRDIIEAPIARLAAQRRTKIDLENMKRYIQERGEAAKSGDVGRCIAADINFHSSIARATHNEILSELYHSMTVHLTSGYDYIYEDTTYLMKSQPLHERLLHHIETGNIESAMRAAKLLWKDVNIEKESDEEHFN; this comes from the coding sequence ATGGATATAAATACAACCATTCAAAAGAAATCGCTCGCAGAGGAAGTCTCCTCCCTAATCAGGGAACAAATAAACGACGGGAAATTGACCAAGGGAGAAAAGCTACCTACCGAACCGGAGCTAATGAAGCTGTTCGGCGTAGGGCGCTCCACTGTACGAGAAGCCATCAAAATGCTTGTAAACATGGGATACTTGAGTGTACAACAGGGACGGGGTACTTTCGTGGAAAGCGTTACAGAAACCAATGAACCATTCCACCAACGATTGAAACGAGCAGACATACAGGAACTGCGGGAGGTACGGGACATCATCGAGGCTCCCATTGCCCGACTGGCCGCACAAAGGAGAACAAAGATCGATCTGGAAAATATGAAACGATATATCCAAGAAAGAGGAGAAGCCGCAAAATCGGGCGACGTCGGACGGTGTATCGCCGCCGACATAAATTTTCATAGCTCGATAGCCCGAGCTACGCATAACGAGATATTGTCCGAGCTTTACCACAGCATGACGGTTCACCTTACCTCCGGATACGACTACATTTATGAGGACACCACTTATCTTATGAAATCGCAACCGCTGCACGAAAGGCTGTTGCACCACATCGAAACAGGAAATATAGAGTCGGCCATGCGAGCGGCCAAACTATTATGGAAGGACGTAAACATAGAAAAGGAATCCGATGAAGAGCATTTTAATTAA